Proteins from a genomic interval of Alosa alosa isolate M-15738 ecotype Scorff River chromosome 8, AALO_Geno_1.1, whole genome shotgun sequence:
- the rad51 gene encoding DNA repair protein RAD51 homolog 1, producing the protein MAMRSESRVEAEVEEEESFGPQPLNRLEQCGIGAGDVKKLEDAGFHTIEAVAYAPKKELLNIKGISEAKAEKILGEAAKLVPMGFTTATEFHQRRAEIIQISTGSKELDKLLQGGVETGSITEMFGEFRTGKTQLCHTLAVTCQLPIDQGGGEGKAMYIDTEGTFRPERLLAVAERYGLVGSDVLDNVAYARAFNTDHQTQLLYQASAMMAESRYALLIVDSATALYRTDYSGRGELAARQGHLARFLRMLLRLADEFGVAVVITNQVVAQVDGAAMFSADPKKPIGGNIIAHASTTRLYLRKGRGETRICKIYDSPCLPEAEAMFAINADGVGDAKD; encoded by the exons ATGGCTATGAGGAGTGAGAGCAGAGTGGAGGCAGAagttgaggaggaggagagttttGGGCCCCAGCCCCTAAACAGACTTGAG CAATGTGGCATTGGTGCTGGTGACGTGAAGAAACTGGAGGATGCTGGCTTCCATACAATCGAAGCTGTGGCTTACGCTCCCAAGAAGGAACTGCTTAACATCAAGGGCATCAGTGAAGCAAAAGCAGAGAAGATTCTG GGCGAGGCAGCTAAGTTAGTGCCAATGGGGTTCACCACAGCGACAGAGTTTCACCAGCGACGGGCTGAAATAATCCAGATCTCCACAGGCTCCAAGGAACTGGACAAGCTACTTCAGG GAGGCGTAGAGACGGGCTCCATCACAGAGATGTTTGGGGAGTTCAGAACAGGAAAGACACAGTTGTGTCACACCCTTGCAGTGACCTGTCAG TTGCCCATTGACCAGGGTGGTGGAGAGGGCAAAGCCATGTACATAGACACAGAGGGGACCTTCAGACCAGAGAGACTTCTGGCTGTGGCTGAGAG GTATGGGTTGGTCGGGAGTGATGTCCTGGACAATGTTGCTTATGCCAGAGCcttcaacactgaccaccagaCTCAGCTGCTATATCAGGCATCTGCCATGATGGCTGAATCCAG ATATGCCCTGCTGATTGTGGACAGTGCCACGGCGCTCTACAGGACCGACTACTCCGGCAGAGGAGAGCTGGCCGCCCGCCAGGGCCATTTGGCCAGGTTCTTACGCATGCTGCTGCGCTTGGCTGATGAG TTTGGAGTGGCGGTTGTCATCACCAACCAAGTGGTGGCTCAGGTGGATGGAGCGGCCATGTTCTCTGCCGACCCCAAAAAGCCCATTGGTGGCAATATCATAGCACATGCTTCCACGACAAG GTTGTATTTGAGAAAAGGCAGGGGAGAAACAAGGATATGTAAGATCTACGATTCCCCCTGTTTACCGGAAGCGGAGGCCATGTTTGCCATTAACGCTGATGGCGTGGGAGATGCCAAAGACTGA